A portion of the Edaphobacter bradus genome contains these proteins:
- a CDS encoding sugar porter family MFS transporter, translating to MALSAAQMAVGTKRSNPVIYGRFLILIAGLGGLLYGIDVGIIAAALLYLGKTVSLTVAQTSMIVAAVLGGSTISSLIGGFLADWLGRKRMMIGSGLLFVVSVGMIVSSHGFVLLLLGRLLQGVSGGVIAVVVPLYLAECLSAKSRGQGSAIFQFMLTVGIVVAALTGLYYTTHAEAAIAAAAGNQVLIYAAENHAWRGMFLSVIYPGFVFFLGAFFLSESPRWLFRKGRKQETLAALRRSSSEEDAQLQFREMEELAAESQEKAAVPGATDSLLRRKYVFPFLLACVILACNQATGINSILAYLVLILRQAGMSAAHSTQGDFAVKLLNCVMTIVAVALIDRRGRKFLLTLGTAGIVVALTFVGFSFHRVESQHTDVKAQMQAAVKDNALTIPISEVRAESGIEQTRASVLTVLYSYGDGERVASVLSDDKDPVLRIEPETKQTSSQSQTPAPLIIERATCGPVPSGMTGWLITVGIALFIASYSVGPGVVVWLTLSELMPTRIRSAGMGIALLLNQGVSTLIAGIFLPVVGHHGYYAMFLFWAGCTVVYFVTAAFFLPETKGKTLEEIERYFDADRHAQSQTT from the coding sequence ATGGCATTGTCAGCAGCGCAGATGGCAGTTGGGACGAAGCGTTCAAATCCGGTGATCTATGGCCGTTTTCTGATTTTGATCGCAGGTCTGGGTGGCCTGCTGTACGGAATCGATGTAGGGATCATCGCCGCTGCGCTGCTCTATCTCGGTAAGACTGTGAGCCTTACCGTCGCGCAGACCTCGATGATCGTCGCGGCGGTGCTGGGCGGCAGCACGATCTCATCGCTTATCGGCGGCTTTCTCGCCGACTGGCTGGGCCGCAAGCGAATGATGATCGGCAGCGGGCTGCTTTTTGTCGTGAGCGTGGGGATGATTGTGTCGTCGCACGGCTTTGTCCTTCTGCTGCTGGGGCGACTATTACAGGGAGTGAGCGGTGGCGTGATTGCGGTGGTTGTGCCGCTCTATCTGGCCGAGTGTCTCAGCGCCAAGAGTCGCGGCCAGGGCTCTGCAATCTTCCAGTTCATGCTGACGGTGGGGATTGTCGTCGCCGCGCTCACCGGTCTCTACTACACGACACATGCCGAGGCGGCCATCGCAGCGGCGGCAGGAAATCAGGTCCTGATTTACGCAGCAGAGAACCATGCCTGGAGAGGGATGTTCCTCTCGGTCATCTATCCCGGCTTCGTCTTCTTCCTGGGGGCGTTCTTCCTGAGTGAGAGCCCGCGGTGGCTCTTCCGCAAAGGGCGCAAGCAGGAGACCCTCGCTGCGCTGCGCCGCTCCTCTTCGGAAGAAGATGCACAACTGCAGTTTCGCGAAATGGAGGAGCTTGCGGCTGAGAGCCAGGAGAAGGCTGCGGTGCCTGGCGCAACAGACTCCCTGCTCCGGCGGAAGTACGTCTTCCCATTCCTGCTAGCCTGCGTGATTCTGGCGTGCAATCAGGCGACGGGAATCAACTCGATCCTCGCCTACTTAGTGCTGATCCTCAGACAGGCAGGCATGAGCGCGGCGCACTCGACCCAGGGGGACTTCGCCGTAAAGCTACTCAACTGCGTGATGACCATCGTCGCGGTGGCCTTGATCGACCGGCGTGGGAGGAAGTTTCTGCTCACGCTGGGAACCGCCGGCATCGTCGTCGCGCTCACGTTCGTGGGCTTCTCCTTTCACCGGGTTGAGTCGCAGCACACGGACGTGAAGGCACAGATGCAGGCTGCCGTGAAGGACAACGCGCTGACGATTCCTATCAGCGAGGTTCGCGCGGAGAGCGGGATCGAGCAAACGCGCGCCTCCGTGCTCACCGTGCTGTACTCCTACGGCGACGGAGAGCGAGTCGCCTCGGTGCTGAGCGACGATAAAGATCCTGTTCTGCGCATCGAACCGGAGACGAAGCAGACATCGTCCCAGTCGCAGACGCCCGCCCCATTGATCATCGAACGCGCAACATGCGGCCCGGTCCCTTCAGGGATGACCGGCTGGCTCATCACGGTGGGCATCGCGCTGTTTATTGCGAGCTATTCGGTGGGACCTGGTGTTGTAGTGTGGCTTACGCTCTCGGAACTGATGCCGACGCGAATCCGCTCGGCGGGCATGGGGATCGCGCTGCTTCTGAATCAGGGAGTCTCGACGCTGATCGCCGGGATCTTCCTGCCTGTCGTCGGGCACCATGGCTACTACGCGATGTTCCTCTTCTGGGCGGGGTGCACGGTCGTCTACTTCGTTACGGCTGCGTTCTTTCTTCCGGAGACCAAGGGCAAGACGCTGGAGGAGATCGAGCGATACTTCGACGCAGACAGGCACGCGCAATCGCAAACGACTTAG
- a CDS encoding SemiSWEET family sugar transporter, which yields MRRFHPVILPVLLLSVILLDGCKELIPRDTSSLLIPSLRRSEIFGLVAGFGTTFAAVPDMIAMFRRRSSAGMNPRMAAIIGVFQILWIYYGLLILSRPVVVWNTIGVLINFLNVWAYRHFARKEQAADQSGS from the coding sequence ATGCGCCGATTCCATCCAGTCATTCTCCCGGTTCTGCTCCTGAGCGTGATCCTCCTCGATGGCTGTAAGGAGCTTATTCCACGCGACACGTCGAGCCTGCTGATTCCCAGCCTGCGCCGGTCGGAGATATTTGGTCTTGTGGCGGGTTTTGGGACGACCTTCGCCGCTGTGCCGGACATGATCGCAATGTTCAGGCGCCGGTCAAGCGCGGGCATGAATCCGAGAATGGCCGCGATCATCGGCGTCTTTCAGATCCTTTGGATCTACTACGGGCTTCTGATTCTGTCGCGGCCGGTGGTTGTATGGAACACGATCGGCGTGTTGATCAATTTCCTCAACGTCTGGGCGTATCGCCACTTTGCCCGCAAGGAACAGGCAGCGGATCAGTCTGGGAGTTGA